Part of the Halobaculum halobium genome, TCGAAGCCGTCGTGGGTGTGCGTCAGGTCCGCGGCGCGGTCGTGCGCCTCCGACCCGTCGCCGCCGTGGGTGACGACGAGCGTCGCGTCCGCCCGGAGCGCGCCGTATCGAGTTGCGCCGTCCTCGTCCACGTCGAGCAGCGCGGCCGCCTCTCGCCGGTTGCAGAAGACAACGTCCGCCAGCGACAGCGCCTCGGTGAAGTCACGCTGGGCGAACTGGCGGCCGGGAGCGACGCTGACGGTGGCGCCGAGTTCTCGCGCACGCCTCGCGAGCGCGCCCGCGACCTCGGGGGGCTGGTTCGTCAGGTGGACGTGGTCGGTGTCGGCCGTCAGCGCGTCCGGCGGGAGGGCGTCGGCGGTGAACGCCTCGTTGGCGCCCTCGTTCGACAGCACCATCACCTCGCCGTCTGCGTCCACGATCAGGTACTTCACCGCCGTCTCCCCCTCGGCCTCGACGAGGTGCGTTCGCACGCCCGCCCGCGACAGGTCCCGGCCGGCGAGCGTTCCCGACTCGTCGGCGCCGACCGAGCCGAACAGCGACGCGTCGAGGTCCAAGCCGGCGAGCACGGCGGCGACGTTGGCGGCGCTCCCTCCGCCGGCCTGGTGGCGCCGGCGGATCTTCACCTCGCCGTCGGGTGCCGGAAGCCGGTCGACGATGAGCGTCACGTCCCAGTTCACGTGGCCGACACACAGCACGCTCGGGCGATCGGACGACCGAGCGCCGTCGCTCGCGGGATCGGGGCCGTCGCGGTCGGCGTGGCTCGCGCTGTCACCGCCGCTGCGGTCGTCACCGCTCATGCGGTCGGCCCCGACTCGTCCGATCCCGCCTCGGCGGGCCCCTCCCAGGGCCGGTCTGCGCTCTCGCCGAACAGTTCGCGCATCAGCGTGACGATGCTCTCGGGCGGGAACTGGCCCGACTCGGTGACGATGGCGTCGACGTACCGCGGCGGCGTCACGTCGAAGGCGGGGTTCTCGACGGTGATGTCGCCGATGTCGGCGCGCGAAGCTTCGTCGATGACCTCCGCCTCGTCGCGCATCTCGATCTCCACGGTGTGGCCGGTGAGCGTGTCCGGGTGGAGCTTGATCGTCTGGGCCGCGACCATGATCGGGACGCCACGCTCGCGGGCGTTGACGGCGAGCCCGGAGGTGCCGATCTTGTTGACGACGCCGCCGTCGGCGGCGATGGAGTCGGCGCCGACGAGCACGTGGTCTGCGTCGTCCAAGTATCGGCGGGCCGCCGAGTCGACGACGAGGGTCACGTCGACACCCAACTCGCGCAGTTGGCTCGCGGTGATGTGCCCCTGGTTTCGCGGGCGCGTCTCTTTGACGATCGCCGAGATGTCCTTGCCCTGCTCGACGGCCGCCTCGACGCACGCGAGCGCGTCCGTCGAGTGACAGTGGGTCATCACCGTGTCGCCGTCGCGAAGGCGGTTTGCGCCGACGCGACCGAGGTCGTTCTGTGCGCGGTCGAGCCGGTCGACGAACGCGCTCACCGCCGCGAGCACGGAGTCGCGGAGGGCCTCCACGTCGTCGCCCTCCATGCGACCGAGCGTGTACCGGAGCGCGTTCGGCAGCGACACCGCCGTCGGGCGGGTGTCGTACAGTCGGCGGCCGGCGCGCCGCATCGCCCGCTCGAACTCCGCGGGCGTGGCGGACTCCGTCGCCGCCTCGCGCGCCTGTGTCGCGAGCGCGTCGGCCGCGGCGCGCGCGATGGTCGCGGCGCCGCGGATCTCCATCGAGGCGATGTCGTCGGCGGTGGACTCGACCGCGTCCGAGCGCGGAGGGTCGCTGGTCATGCCCCCTCCGTTAGCGGCGGTGGGTTATCAGTTGTCGGGTACGCGAGCCAATCGACAGCGACGGCGACGGCCTCGCTCACGGGCCGTCGGAGAGGAACCGCTCTGCGGCGGCGAGACAGTCGGGCTCGTCGGCGACCGCCGAAAAGCCCTCGACCAGCCGCGCGCGCTCGTCGGGGTCGCTGGTCGCCGCGCGGACGTACCGCTTCACCAGCGCGACCGACGGCGCAGGCGCGGAACGAACTGCCTCGACCAGCTCCTCGACGGCGTCGTCCAGCTCCGCGTCGTCGACCACTCGGTTGCACAGCCCCCACTCGCGGGCCGTCGCAGCGTCGATCGGGTCGCCGGTGAGCGCGAGTTCGAGCAGTCGCTTGCGCCCGCAGGCCTCGCCGACGCGCGCGACGGCGTACGGCGGGTACGCGCCGATCGTCGCCTCCGGGAGCGCGAACGTCGCGTCCGCGGTCGCGACCGCCAGGTCCGCGGCGGCGACGAGCTCGAAGCCGCCGCCGTAGGCCGGGCCGTCGACGGCGGCGATCACCGGGACGTCGACCTGCTCGGGGCCGAACAAGGCGTCGTACAGTCGGGTTGCGAGCGTCGCCGGCGCGACGTCGTCCCCCAGCCCCGCGACCGAGGCGATGTCGTCGCCGGCGCAGAAGGCGTCGCCGGCGCCGCGGAGCACGACGACGCGCGCCTCCTCGGCGCCGCGATCGAGCGCCTCGCGGAACTCGGCGAGGCCGTCGAGCGTCAGGGCGTTACGCTTCTCCGGGCGGTCGAACGTCACCGTCGCGACCGCGCCGGTCGAGTCGTAGCGGATCACGGCCGGTGGTTCAGTCAGTCGGATGATAAAATCGGGGGCGGTCGACTCGACCGCGCCGAACCGGGCGGCTCAGGCCCGTCGGCGGCGTGCGAGGCCGGCCGCGACGGCCAGCGCGGACACGGCCAGCCCCGCGCCGAATCCGGCACCGGTCGTCTCCGTCTGTGTGGCGGTCTCGGAGGGCGTGGCAGTCACGGGCTCGTCCTCGGGGACGACCCGTCCGGTCGCCTCGGTGATCGTGGTCCCATTGTGGCTGACGGTCACCGAGAAGTGATTGCCGGGCGATTGCCCCGAGAGGTCGAATTCCGCGGCGAACGTCCCGTCTTGCGCGACCGTCGCGTCAGCGCTCTTGAAGAACCGCGGGGACGTGTCACCGGCGGACTGCACGCGAACGCTCACGGTCGAGCCCGCGTCCAATTCGCCCGCGGTTCCGCGGACGGTCGCGCCCTCGACGGCGTGGACGCGAACGGTGTCGTTTACCGTCGACAGCGACGCGTCGTCCGCGGCGGCGACCGTCGGGGCGAACCCGCCGACCGCGAGTCCGCCGACGGCGAGTAGCAGCGTCGCAGCAACAGCCAGTCGTCTGATCGTGGAGGGCGTCTTCATGCACTCGATCGATAGACGAGTCGGGAGGTAAACACGACGGAGACCAAAAGAGCGATTTTCGTTAGACGGCGACGCTGCGCGGGGCCCGCCGAACGACGTCCCCCGAGGTCCCGATCCGTCCCCCCGAGTCGCTCGGCTTCGCCTCTCGCCTCGCGGTTTTCATGTGCGGCGCGTCAGCGAGCGCGCCGCCGCCTTTCGGTCGCCTCAGTCGTCCGCGGGCGCGACGCTCTCGACCGCGGGAACATCGATTTCGCCCGCGTCGAGTTCCGCCTCGACCTCGCGAGCGGCCTGCACGAGGTTCTCCATCTTGCCGTAGGCGGCCTCCCGGGGGAGCAGCTTCAGCCCGCAGTCGGGGCTGACGGTGAGCTTCTCCGGGGGCACGACCTTCAGACCCTGTTTGATGTTCTCTTTGATCTCCTCGACGGATTCGACCTCGGCGACGTGCGCGTCGACGACGCCGAGCGCCAGATCGGGCGCGAACTCGCCGTCCGCGAACGTCTCGATCTGCTCGTAGTCGTCGTTGCACAGCTCCACGTCGAACTCGTCGATCGGGTACTCGTTGATCTCGGGGTAGACGCGCGAGTAGTCGCCGTAACAGACGTGGAGGCCGATGCGAACCTCGTCGTCGATGTCGCTGACGATGCGCTCCAGACACTCGCCGACGATGGCGTGGTCGTCCGGCGTCGTCGCCAGCGCGGGCTCGTCGATCTGGATGTAGCGGGCGCCGGCCTCGACGAGCTTCTCGATCTCCTCGTTCACCAGGTCGGCCAGGTCGTACGCGAGCGCCTCGTCGTCGTCGTACGCCTCGTTGAACGCCCAGTTCGCGAGCGTGTACGGGCCGGTGATCGGCACCTTCACCGGACGCGACGCCACGTCGTCGACGAACTCGAACTCGTCGACCAGCCACGGCTCGTCGTACTCGACGCCCTCGACGACCGACGGCTTGTCGAAGTAGTTGTGGCCCCACACCTTCACGGGCCCGTTGAACTCGTAGCCGTCGATGCGCTCGGCGAAGAACTCCACCATCTCCTCGCGGCGCATCTCGCCGTCGACCACGGTGTCGAGGCCGGCGCGCTCGTGCTCGTGGGTGATGACGCGGCAGGCGTCGTCGGTGGCCTCTTCCCACTCCGATTCGCCGAATGGGTGGTCGTCGTCCTCGAAGTGGTCGCGCGCGCGGTTCAGCCACTTGGGCTTCGGGTACGAGCCGACGACCGTCGTCAGCAGGAAGTGGTCGCTGTCGTGGTTCTCGGGACGGAACTGCTCGCGGTTCTCGGGGTTCCGGCTCATGCTTCCACCTCCGTCTCCGCGACGTCCGCGTCGCCCGCGGCGATATCGGCCGCCTCGGCGAGCACCGAGAGCTTCGCCTGATGTTTGTTCACCGGGAGATAGAACGGCTCGGTGTTGGTGGTGACGTACGTCGTGTCGAAGTCCTGGGCCGGGATCTGGTCGTGAACCCAGTCGACGCGCTCGGCGACCGTCTCGGCGTCTTCGACCAGCGTATTCTGCCCGTCGACGAGCCCGAGCGCGATGTCGTCGGTCGTGCCGAGTTCGTTGATGCACTCCAGATTCGCCTCGCGGTCGGCGGCGACGAAGTCGAAGCCGACGGCGTCCACGTCCGCGTCCATGAGGTGCGCGTAGGCCGTCTCCTCGAAGGCCTCCCAGTACGTCTGGACGACCACGTCGGCGTCGGTCGCGCCGGCGACGCGGTCGATCGTCTCGCTCGCGAGTTCGTTCAGGTCGTCGCCCGGCGCGTTCGTCACGTAGGAGGGTTCGAGCAGGAACAGCGTCTCGTGGGCCGGGAACGCCTCGGCCTCGCCGGCGAGGAAGTCGCCGACGGCGTCGAGGAACTCGGCCTCGTCGCCGTAGTGCTCGTCGGTGGCGAGGTCCGCGAGGGTGTACGGTCCCGGGAGGACGGCCTGGAGCGCGTCGTCGTCGCCGAGGAGCGCCGTGGCTCCGTCCAGTTCGTCGGCCACGTCGCCGGAGGCCGTGAGATCGCCGACGACGCGCGGGTCGCGGTAGAAGTTGTTGTTGTCGTAATAGCGGACGATCCCGCCGGTCTCCACGTTGTCGTGGACGGTGAGCGGGTGTGCGAGCATGTCGTCCCAGCGACCCTGTCCCTCGACGGTCCGGTCGAGGCCGGCGTCGCGCTGGTCGGCGACGAACTCCGCGCGCACGTCGTCGTACGCGTCGGCGACGGCGACGCCCTCGTCGCCGTCGATGAGGTCGTGCTTCTGGTGGCCTTTCAGGTCCGAGAGGTTCTCTTTCGCCCAGTCCGGAAGCGGGTACAACCCCGGTGTGGTGGCGACTACGTCAGTCATCGCTAGTCGCTACGAAATGCCGACGCATAATACTTCTTGTTCGATTAAATGTTTGGTAGTTATTCCTTGCTGAGCCGGTGTCGAAGGGCGAGAATCGACAGCGACTCGAACGGGTACGATTCCTCGGCGACCGTTTCCGCGTGCAAGCCGCGATCGACGGCGTACTCGACCACGTCGGCGAACCCCGTCA contains:
- a CDS encoding carbohydrate kinase family protein is translated as MSGDDRSGGDSASHADRDGPDPASDGARSSDRPSVLCVGHVNWDVTLIVDRLPAPDGEVKIRRRHQAGGGSAANVAAVLAGLDLDASLFGSVGADESGTLAGRDLSRAGVRTHLVEAEGETAVKYLIVDADGEVMVLSNEGANEAFTADALPPDALTADTDHVHLTNQPPEVAGALARRARELGATVSVAPGRQFAQRDFTEALSLADVVFCNRREAAALLDVDEDGATRYGALRADATLVVTHGGDGSEAHDRAADLTHTHDGFDADVVDTTGAGDAFAAGFLAARLDGGTLKRALAVANACGAVAAGEVGARVEITRDRIETVLNRAAREEPEEP
- a CDS encoding ribose 1,5-bisphosphate isomerase, with amino-acid sequence MTSDPPRSDAVESTADDIASMEIRGAATIARAAADALATQAREAATESATPAEFERAMRRAGRRLYDTRPTAVSLPNALRYTLGRMEGDDVEALRDSVLAAVSAFVDRLDRAQNDLGRVGANRLRDGDTVMTHCHSTDALACVEAAVEQGKDISAIVKETRPRNQGHITASQLRELGVDVTLVVDSAARRYLDDADHVLVGADSIAADGGVVNKIGTSGLAVNARERGVPIMVAAQTIKLHPDTLTGHTVEIEMRDEAEVIDEASRADIGDITVENPAFDVTPPRYVDAIVTESGQFPPESIVTLMRELFGESADRPWEGPAEAGSDESGPTA
- a CDS encoding enoyl-CoA hydratase/isomerase family protein; translation: MIRYDSTGAVATVTFDRPEKRNALTLDGLAEFREALDRGAEEARVVVLRGAGDAFCAGDDIASVAGLGDDVAPATLATRLYDALFGPEQVDVPVIAAVDGPAYGGGFELVAAADLAVATADATFALPEATIGAYPPYAVARVGEACGRKRLLELALTGDPIDAATAREWGLCNRVVDDAELDDAVEELVEAVRSAPAPSVALVKRYVRAATSDPDERARLVEGFSAVADEPDCLAAAERFLSDGP
- a CDS encoding BGTF surface domain-containing protein, coding for MKTPSTIRRLAVAATLLLAVGGLAVGGFAPTVAAADDASLSTVNDTVRVHAVEGATVRGTAGELDAGSTVSVRVQSAGDTSPRFFKSADATVAQDGTFAAEFDLSGQSPGNHFSVTVSHNGTTITEATGRVVPEDEPVTATPSETATQTETTGAGFGAGLAVSALAVAAGLARRRRA
- a CDS encoding methionine synthase, with protein sequence MSRNPENREQFRPENHDSDHFLLTTVVGSYPKPKWLNRARDHFEDDDHPFGESEWEEATDDACRVITHEHERAGLDTVVDGEMRREEMVEFFAERIDGYEFNGPVKVWGHNYFDKPSVVEGVEYDEPWLVDEFEFVDDVASRPVKVPITGPYTLANWAFNEAYDDDEALAYDLADLVNEEIEKLVEAGARYIQIDEPALATTPDDHAIVGECLERIVSDIDDEVRIGLHVCYGDYSRVYPEINEYPIDEFDVELCNDDYEQIETFADGEFAPDLALGVVDAHVAEVESVEEIKENIKQGLKVVPPEKLTVSPDCGLKLLPREAAYGKMENLVQAAREVEAELDAGEIDVPAVESVAPADD
- a CDS encoding 5-methyltetrahydropteroyltriglutamate--homocysteine methyltransferase, with product MTDVVATTPGLYPLPDWAKENLSDLKGHQKHDLIDGDEGVAVADAYDDVRAEFVADQRDAGLDRTVEGQGRWDDMLAHPLTVHDNVETGGIVRYYDNNNFYRDPRVVGDLTASGDVADELDGATALLGDDDALQAVLPGPYTLADLATDEHYGDEAEFLDAVGDFLAGEAEAFPAHETLFLLEPSYVTNAPGDDLNELASETIDRVAGATDADVVVQTYWEAFEETAYAHLMDADVDAVGFDFVAADREANLECINELGTTDDIALGLVDGQNTLVEDAETVAERVDWVHDQIPAQDFDTTYVTTNTEPFYLPVNKHQAKLSVLAEAADIAAGDADVAETEVEA